The segment ATACGTCTGTTTGTGGACTCCGGATTAGCCAGGTATTCTGTCCATCCGCTGCGGCAGGCTCTGGTCATTCTCTGAACCATTGCCGGTCGTTCATCGAGAACCTCCTGAGACGTAACCAGAACGCTGGCATACGGATTGTATCCAATGTCTGACAACATCAGTGCAACCGGATCGCCTCCCTGTTCTCTGGCGATGAATGGTTCACTAAAGACATAGGCCTGCTGAGCAAAGTCGGGCTTCGACAGAAATTCTCCAACCAGTCCGTTAAACGGGACTATGGTGACGTCCTTCAGCGGCAGCTGCTTTTTCATCCATAGGGCGAACGGGCGAGTTTCGCTGACAGCCAGTTCAACCCCGGACAGTTCCTGCAGTGAGGTGATTCCTGATGATTCATGAACCATGATGCATCGAGGTGACTGCTGAACCGGCGCGAGCAGAGCCACAATCGGCAAACCATGAGCGCGTTGTTCAACCACCTGATCCGCACCAGCAACAGCGAATTGAATTCGGCCCGCGGCCAGTTCCTGCAGAATCAACCTTGATGCACCGGGCCGACCGGGGATTAGTTCAACAATCAGTTGGCCGGCTTCGAAGGCACCCAGTTCGTCGGCTGCAAAGTAGCCACCATGTTCAGCTTCCGGATACCAGTTCAGAGCCAGTTGCACTGAATCGTGGCCTGAGTTTTCAGAATCAGATTTCTTCACCGTTTCCCGTGGTTTGGTGCAACCTGCTGTCAGCAGACAGAATGCCGTCAGCAGACACGCATTGAACTTCATCATTCCCGCATCCCTGAATACGTCAACACACAATAAATGAAACTGTCAGCCGTGAAATTTAAGCTGATCATATCTTTGTCCCGTGGCACTGTCGGAGAAATGACCTACGATGTATCGGTTCCCCCAACCCGTGACTGCATCATTCCAGACGAAAAACATGGTTCATGCGATTGTCAGACGTCTTTTCCGGCAGCGAATTTGCAATTTCGATCGAGATTTTTCCGCCAAAAACGGAAGAGGGCGATCAGACGCTGCGGAGTCACCTGAAAAAACTGATCGAATACCGACCTGCATTTGTTTCCTGTACGTTTGGAGCCGGCGGTTCCACGCCGGGTCGTACGCTGCACTGGTGCCGGGAAATCCAGGATGACCTGCGCCGAATGGCTGTGGCCCATCTGACGTGCGTGGGTTCCACACGCGAGCAGCTGATCGAACTGCTGGGGACGGCCAAGGCGGCTGGTATCCGCAACATCATGGCTTTGCGCGGAGATGCACCACAGGGAGAGGATCGGTTTCGGGCCGTTGATGGTGGATTTCGATACGCCGGTGAACTTGTGGAACTGATTCGGGATCGCCATCCGGACTGGGGAATTGGAGTGGCCGGATATCCGGAGACGCATCAGGAAGCACCCAGTCCGGAGGTTGACCTGCAGAATTTGAAACGCAAAGTGGATTGTGGTGCGGATGTGATTGTCACGCAGTTGTTTTTTTCCAATGACTGTTTTTTGTCATTTCGGGACCGCTGCCGGGCCTTGGGAATCGGGATTCCCATTGTTCCAGGGATCATGCCTGTTACGGACTATGCACGTATTCAACGAATCACTTCGATGTGCGGCAGCTCCTTTCCTGGCGATTTGGCCTCGCGTCTGTCGGCTGTGCGAAATGACAAGGCTGCTCAATTTGCAATCGGCATAGAACACGCGGTTGACCAGTGCGAACATCTCAGGGCCGAAGGTGTTCCTGGGATTCATTTTTACGCTCTGAACAGGTCAGATGCCTGTCGTCAGATTCTGGACGCGCTCGCCGTCGACTGAACGGTTGGTGTGCGACACCTTCAGTATTTGACTTCTTTAATCAATGGCGGGACCGTGAATGAACAATTCATCCTTACAGGATACTGAAACTCTGCTGGCTCAACACAACCAGCAGCATCTGTTGCGATTTTGCGAACAGCTGTCCGACAGCGAGTTGCAGTTGCTGTTGTCTCAGATTGACCAAATCGACTTTTCACTGCTGAGTACTGCTCCGGAGGCGACCACAACCCACAACGTGCCGCGGGCGGAATGTGCAGTTGCACCGTCTTCTGTCATTGCCAGGCCGAATTCTGCGGCCGATCATCAGATTCGCGGCAACGCAGAGGAGACTGGCTGCCGGTTGATTGGTGATGGAAAAGTGGCTGTGATCACCGTCGCCGGCGGCCAGGGCAGTCGGCTGGGCTTTGAGCATCCCAAAGGAATGTATCCGATTGGTCCGAAATCAGACCGCACTCTCTTTCAGATTTATGCCGAACAGATACTTGCCCGTCGTCGTAAACACGACGCCTTAATTCCGTGGTATCTGATGACCAGTGCTGCGACACATGAAGAAACGATTGCGTTTTTTGAGAGGAACGGATTCTTTTCACTGGACCCGGACACTGTGTTCTTTTTTCAGCAGGCAAGCCTGCCGGCGATTGATGCAGAAACCGGGGCGATCCTGATGGACAGTTCGGGGAGTCTGTGCCTGTCACCCGACGGACACGGCGGGATGGTGACAGCTCTGCAGTCTTCAGGCTGTCTTGAGGCGTTGAAAAATTACGGCGTTGAACATCTTTTCTATCATCAGGTAGACAATCCCACTGCCATAATCTGTGATCCTGTTCTGGTCGGCCTGCACGCGGAACGTCAGTCACAGTTAACCACACTGGTGGTTCGCAAAACGGATCCTGAGGAACGCATGGGAGTGCTGGTCGATATCAGCGGGCGTACCGAGATCATTGAATACTCGGAACTGACACCTGAGCAGGCTTCCGCAAGTGACGAAAGCGGCCAGTGGATTTTTTGGGCCGGCAATACCGCAATTCATGTCTTCCGTCGCGATTTCCTGGAGTTCCTGACTGAAGACGATACCTCTTTGCCTCTTCACCGCGCCCACAAAAAGATAAAATGTATTGATCCTGCAGGAGACACGACGGAGTCTCAGCAACGCGACGCCGTCAAATTTGAACGTTTTATCTTTGATGCTCTGCCGATGGCCGACCGAACACTTATTGTGGAGGGTGACCGTCAGCGTGAGTTCAATCCGGTGAAGAATGCTGCCGGTAACGATTCCCCGCAGACAGCACGTTCTGCTCTAAGCCGTATTGGACGTCAATGGCTGCAGGCGGCGGGTCAGGCAGTTGCGAATGACACTGTGGTGGAAATCAGTCCGCTGCTGGCACTGACTGCTGAAGACTTATGTGGGCGGCTGCCTTCGAGAGACTTCACGATCGAAGATTTGACGGGTTGAGCCTGTCCGGCCGAATTGAGTCGGGTAGCGGCCAGATCGAATGGTTGTCCCTTGCGACCTGTCACAGAACGTGGATGATTTAGCAAAGTCGCGTTTGCAATTGATTCCGTATTGGAGTGATGTCTCTTCCCGGCGTCGTGCGATACGTCTGCTTTCCTCGCAAATGAATACGAATCATACCAGCGAAACAACCAGCCATTGAGGTGTCTTATGTCCAGATCTCGTCGTCAGTTTCTTCGTTCGGCCGGAACAACAACGTCTGCTCTGGCAGCTGCGTCCGTGTTGCGACCGCTTTATGCGGGGACTGCCCAGCTGGAGACAGTTAATCTGGGAATCATTGGCTGTGGCGGCATCATGACGAAGCATGTGAAGGGTCTCGTCAGTCGCAAAGAGAGAGTGTCCATTTCCTGGCTTTGCGATGTCGACCCCGCTCAGGTTACTCGCATGGCGGCGCACACTGACGGATTTCAGTCGCAGGATCCTAAACGAACTGAACAATACGAAGACGTGATTAATGACAGCAACGTCGATGCTGTCATTATCGCAACACCACATCACTGGCACGCACCGATCGCCATCCAGGCAATGCAGCAGGGGAAAGACGTCTATATTGAAAAACCAATTTCGCATGTCTACAACGAAGGCCATGCGATCATTCAGGCGTCGAAACAATATGGCCGAGTCGTCCAGCAGGGCAGTCAGATGCGGAACAGCCCCGTAACAAACCGTGCTGCAAAACTTCTGGCCGATGGTATCATTGGTGA is part of the Fuerstiella sp. genome and harbors:
- the metF gene encoding methylenetetrahydrofolate reductase [NAD(P)H]; the encoded protein is MRLSDVFSGSEFAISIEIFPPKTEEGDQTLRSHLKKLIEYRPAFVSCTFGAGGSTPGRTLHWCREIQDDLRRMAVAHLTCVGSTREQLIELLGTAKAAGIRNIMALRGDAPQGEDRFRAVDGGFRYAGELVELIRDRHPDWGIGVAGYPETHQEAPSPEVDLQNLKRKVDCGADVIVTQLFFSNDCFLSFRDRCRALGIGIPIVPGIMPVTDYARIQRITSMCGSSFPGDLASRLSAVRNDKAAQFAIGIEHAVDQCEHLRAEGVPGIHFYALNRSDACRQILDALAVD
- a CDS encoding UDPGP type 1 family protein; translated protein: MNNSSLQDTETLLAQHNQQHLLRFCEQLSDSELQLLLSQIDQIDFSLLSTAPEATTTHNVPRAECAVAPSSVIARPNSAADHQIRGNAEETGCRLIGDGKVAVITVAGGQGSRLGFEHPKGMYPIGPKSDRTLFQIYAEQILARRRKHDALIPWYLMTSAATHEETIAFFERNGFFSLDPDTVFFFQQASLPAIDAETGAILMDSSGSLCLSPDGHGGMVTALQSSGCLEALKNYGVEHLFYHQVDNPTAIICDPVLVGLHAERQSQLTTLVVRKTDPEERMGVLVDISGRTEIIEYSELTPEQASASDESGQWIFWAGNTAIHVFRRDFLEFLTEDDTSLPLHRAHKKIKCIDPAGDTTESQQRDAVKFERFIFDALPMADRTLIVEGDRQREFNPVKNAAGNDSPQTARSALSRIGRQWLQAAGQAVANDTVVEISPLLALTAEDLCGRLPSRDFTIEDLTG
- a CDS encoding ABC transporter substrate-binding protein, with the protein product MMKFNACLLTAFCLLTAGCTKPRETVKKSDSENSGHDSVQLALNWYPEAEHGGYFAADELGAFEAGQLIVELIPGRPGASRLILQELAAGRIQFAVAGADQVVEQRAHGLPIVALLAPVQQSPRCIMVHESSGITSLQELSGVELAVSETRPFALWMKKQLPLKDVTIVPFNGLVGEFLSKPDFAQQAYVFSEPFIAREQGGDPVALMLSDIGYNPYASVLVTSQEVLDERPAMVQRMTRACRSGWTEYLANPESTNRRIHSENSDMSPAALDYGVKALRKLCQPGDNAEIGSMTTERWQQLINQLVELGTIQPDQVQPEDCFWEGIQKHPED